The Neofelis nebulosa isolate mNeoNeb1 chromosome X, mNeoNeb1.pri, whole genome shotgun sequence genome has a segment encoding these proteins:
- the IL3RA gene encoding interleukin-3 receptor subunit alpha isoform X2 yields the protein MAFLWLALCLTPACCLLHKDEDPESPIKNLRMQPETRRLTWDLSGNVSEIGCFINSRFITKATDKRYCEFRVLSSCQVTNFTVASTGDPPFSTGILYPRPEGHPEAAAQRLGCWVHDVDFLTCSWEAGRAAPGDVQYRLYWQDLKTYEEEECPRYGVDDRGTHIRCHFDDVSRLREHVQFLVKGTSKGARIPCSDLTVELARIERLSLPNITGMCNTSYSVMEWKMSSHFNHRFTYELEIQKGSDPAYTEKAPDSYFALPNPGNYAVRLRAHARFRKTWSEWSAVRRFECDLGKDTHFRDWLTSALIPLGALLALGLGVALCQRYSVLQKLFPPIPHLKDPINDTLHSSKLVAWEASRASREDCQVAEVQVLGEM from the exons ATGGCCTTCCTGTGGCTGGCCTTGTGTCTCACGCCCGCGTGCTGTCTGCTGCACAAGGACGAAG ATCCCGAGTCGCCGATTAAGAACCTGCGAATGCAGCCGGAGACGAGAAGGTTGACCTGGGACCTGAGCGGAAACGTGTCTGAGATCGGCTGTTTCATCAACTCGAGGTTCATCACTAAG GCCACCGACAAGCGTTACTGCGAGTTCCGCGTACTTTCCTCGTGTCAGGTGACGAATTTCACGGTCGCCTCCACCGGAGACCCGCCGTTCTCCACGGGAATCCTGTACCCCAGGCCAG AGGGCCACCCTGAGGCGGCGGCGCAGCGTCTGGGCTGCTGGGTGCACGACGTGGACTTCCTGACGTGCAGCTGGGAGGCGGGCCGCGCGGCCCCCGGGGACGTCCAGTATCGCCTGTACTGGCAGGACCTCAA GACCTACGAGGAGGAGGAGTGTCCCCGGTACGGGGTGGACGATCGGGGGACACACATCCGGTGTCATTTCGACGACGTGTCCCGGCTCAGGGAACACGTCCAGTTCCTGGTGAAGGGCACCAGCAAGGGCGCGAGGATCCCGTGCTCGGACCTCACTGTGGAACTAGCAAGAATCG agAGATTAAGTCTGCCCAACATCACTGGAATGTGTAATACATCCTATTCAGTCATGGAGTGGAAAATGTCAAGCCACTTTAATCACAGATTTACATACGAACTTGAAATACAAAAG gGCTCAGATCCCGCCTACACCGAGAAG GCGCCCGACAGCTACTTCGCGCTCCCCAACCCCGGAAACTACGCGGTGAGGCTGAGGGCGCACGCGCGCTTCCGCAAAACCTGGAGCGAGTGGAGCGCCGTCCGGCGCTTTG aGTGCGACCTCGGGAAGGACACGCACTTCCGAGACTGGCTGACCTCCGCTCTGATCCCGCTGGGCGCGCTgctggccctggggctgggggtcgCGCTGTGCCAAAG GTACTCGGTGCTGCAGAAACTCTTTCCCCCGATCCCGCACCTGAAGGACCCCATCAATGACACCCTGCACAGCAGCAAGTTG GTGGCCTGGGAGGCCAGCAGAGCAAGCCGGGAGGACTGCCAGGTGGCGGAGGTGCAGGTTCTGGGAGAAATGTGA
- the IL3RA gene encoding interleukin-3 receptor subunit alpha isoform X1, with the protein MAFLWLALCLTPACCLLHKDEDPESPIKNLRMQPETRRLTWDLSGNVSEIGCFINSRFITKATDKRYCEFRVLSSCQVTNFTVASTGDPPFSTGILYPRPEGHPEAAAQRLGCWVHDVDFLTCSWEAGRAAPGDVQYRLYWQDLKTYEEEECPRYGVDDRGTHIRCHFDDVSRLREHVQFLVKGTSKGARIPCSDLTVELARIERLSLPNITGMCNTSYSVMEWKMSSHFNHRFTYELEIQKGSDPAYTEKAPDSYFALPNPGNYAVRLRAHARFRKTWSEWSAVRRFGLGSFQEEKLRTQTRTEGRPECDLGKDTHFRDWLTSALIPLGALLALGLGVALCQRYSVLQKLFPPIPHLKDPINDTLHSSKLVAWEASRASREDCQVAEVQVLGEM; encoded by the exons ATGGCCTTCCTGTGGCTGGCCTTGTGTCTCACGCCCGCGTGCTGTCTGCTGCACAAGGACGAAG ATCCCGAGTCGCCGATTAAGAACCTGCGAATGCAGCCGGAGACGAGAAGGTTGACCTGGGACCTGAGCGGAAACGTGTCTGAGATCGGCTGTTTCATCAACTCGAGGTTCATCACTAAG GCCACCGACAAGCGTTACTGCGAGTTCCGCGTACTTTCCTCGTGTCAGGTGACGAATTTCACGGTCGCCTCCACCGGAGACCCGCCGTTCTCCACGGGAATCCTGTACCCCAGGCCAG AGGGCCACCCTGAGGCGGCGGCGCAGCGTCTGGGCTGCTGGGTGCACGACGTGGACTTCCTGACGTGCAGCTGGGAGGCGGGCCGCGCGGCCCCCGGGGACGTCCAGTATCGCCTGTACTGGCAGGACCTCAA GACCTACGAGGAGGAGGAGTGTCCCCGGTACGGGGTGGACGATCGGGGGACACACATCCGGTGTCATTTCGACGACGTGTCCCGGCTCAGGGAACACGTCCAGTTCCTGGTGAAGGGCACCAGCAAGGGCGCGAGGATCCCGTGCTCGGACCTCACTGTGGAACTAGCAAGAATCG agAGATTAAGTCTGCCCAACATCACTGGAATGTGTAATACATCCTATTCAGTCATGGAGTGGAAAATGTCAAGCCACTTTAATCACAGATTTACATACGAACTTGAAATACAAAAG gGCTCAGATCCCGCCTACACCGAGAAG GCGCCCGACAGCTACTTCGCGCTCCCCAACCCCGGAAACTACGCGGTGAGGCTGAGGGCGCACGCGCGCTTCCGCAAAACCTGGAGCGAGTGGAGCGCCGTCCGGCGCTTTG GACTGGGGTCCTTTCAAGAAGAGAAGTtgaggacacagacacgcacagagggaCGGCCAG aGTGCGACCTCGGGAAGGACACGCACTTCCGAGACTGGCTGACCTCCGCTCTGATCCCGCTGGGCGCGCTgctggccctggggctgggggtcgCGCTGTGCCAAAG GTACTCGGTGCTGCAGAAACTCTTTCCCCCGATCCCGCACCTGAAGGACCCCATCAATGACACCCTGCACAGCAGCAAGTTG GTGGCCTGGGAGGCCAGCAGAGCAAGCCGGGAGGACTGCCAGGTGGCGGAGGTGCAGGTTCTGGGAGAAATGTGA